Part of the Moorella sp. E308F genome, TCCTGGTGGGCAAAGGTGCGGATCATTATGCCGTCCAGGTAGCGGGACAGGACCCGGGCCGTATCGGCAATGGTCTCACCGCGGCCCAGCTGCAGGTCGTCTTTGGTTAGGAAAAGGGCATAGCCGCCCAGCTGGTACATGCCTACTTCAAAGGCCACCCGGGTGCGGGTGGAACGCTTGGTAAAGATCATGCCCAGGGTCTTGCCGGCAAGGAGTGGGTGGGGCTCCCCTCTTTTAAGTTTGGTCTTGAGTTCGTCGGCCAGGTCCAGGAGGTAAAAGATTTCCTCGGTGGTAAAATCCTTCAGGGAGATGAAGTCGCGGCCTTTGAGACCCTTTGCCAGGTCGTTCATTAAATAGATCTCCTTTCGCATTTTGATATGTTAAACCTTGTCTCTTACGTTCCTTGTCCCAGAACTTCCTGCAAGGCTTCCTTTAAAATAGCTACAGCCCGGTCGACTTCGTCTTTACTGATAGTCAAGGGGGGCAAGAAACGTAGGACGTGGCCGTGGAGGGAGTTGATCAACAAACCCCGTTCCTGGCAGGCGGCTACCACCGCGTCGACCGGGCCGTCAATCTCTAGTCCCAGCAGCAGTCCGCGGCCCCTTACTTCTGTTAACTGGGGAAATTCCCGGACCAGCCTCTCCAGCTCCTGGTAGAAATATTCTCCCAGGACCCGGGCATTTTCCACCAGGCCCTCTTCAAGCAGGGCCTTAAAGGCGGCCACCCCGGCGGCCGTAGCCAGGGGATTGCCGCCGAAGGTAGAGGCATGGTCCCCGGGGCCAAAGGCAGCGGCTGCCTTTTCTTTGGCCAGCATGGCGCCGATAGGCACCCCCCCGGCCAGGGCCTTGGCCAGGGTCATAACATCGGGCTCCACCCCATAATACTGGTAGGCGAAAAGATAGCCCGTGCGGCCCAGGCCACACTGTACTTCGTCAAAGATAAGTAAAAGTCCTTCATCGTCGCAGAGGGCCCGCACCGCCTGAAGGTAATCTCTGTTGGCCGCGTAGACGCCGCCTTCTCCCTGGACCGGTTCCAGCATGACGGCGCAGGTCCGGGGGCTTACTGCCGCCCGCAGGCTGGCAAGGTCATTGAAGGGGACGTATTTAAAGCCTGCCGGCAGGGGAGCAAAGCCACGGTGGAATTTCTCCTGGCCGGTAGCCGTCAGGGTAGCCAGGGTACGGCCGTGAAAGGAACGGCGCATGGTAATGATCTCGTAGCTTTCCGGCCCCCGGTGTTCTTTGGCATACTTGCGGGCGAGTTTAATGGCCGCTTCATTGGCTTCCGCACCGCTGTTGCAGAAAAAGACTTTATCCAGGGCTGAATTTTCCACCAGCAACCGGGCCAGTTCCACCTGGGGCTCAATCCAGTAAAGGTTGGAGCAGTGGAGGAGCTTCCCGGCCTGCTCCCTGATGGCCGCCACCACCCGGGGATGGCAGTGCCCCAGGGAGTTGACCGCCAGGCCGCCTACAAAGTCCAGGTACTCCCGGCCGTCGGCATCCCACACCCGGGCCCCCTCGCCCCGCACAAGGGCCAGGGGGTAGCGCCCGTAGGTCCGCATCACGTATTTTTCCCCCAGAGCGATAATAGCCGCGTTATCCATTTCCGGCCACCTCCATATTTATGGCACCACCATGGTCCCCACCCCGGTGTCGGTAAATACCTCCAGCAAGATAGAGTGGGGTATGCGCCCGTCAATAATATGGGTTTTCTTCACACCGCCTTCCAGGGCGCGGATGCAGCAGTTAACCTTGGGGATCATGCCGCCGTCAATGACTCCCTGCCGGATGAGCTCCGGTACCCGACCGACCTCCAGGGCGGAGATTAAGGAGCCAGGATTATTGCGGTCAGCTAGAATCCCCTCCACATCCGTCAGGAGGACCAGCTTATCGGCCTTTAAAGCCACGGCCAG contains:
- a CDS encoding acetylornithine transaminase, with protein sequence MDNAAIIALGEKYVMRTYGRYPLALVRGEGARVWDADGREYLDFVGGLAVNSLGHCHPRVVAAIREQAGKLLHCSNLYWIEPQVELARLLVENSALDKVFFCNSGAEANEAAIKLARKYAKEHRGPESYEIITMRRSFHGRTLATLTATGQEKFHRGFAPLPAGFKYVPFNDLASLRAAVSPRTCAVMLEPVQGEGGVYAANRDYLQAVRALCDDEGLLLIFDEVQCGLGRTGYLFAYQYYGVEPDVMTLAKALAGGVPIGAMLAKEKAAAAFGPGDHASTFGGNPLATAAGVAAFKALLEEGLVENARVLGEYFYQELERLVREFPQLTEVRGRGLLLGLEIDGPVDAVVAACQERGLLINSLHGHVLRFLPPLTISKDEVDRAVAILKEALQEVLGQGT